The Nicotiana tomentosiformis chromosome 2, ASM39032v3, whole genome shotgun sequence genome includes the window aggggaaatatacttccattatcATCCACTGCAAcgacgatcaacaacttaatatcgtactttccatagacatgagtgtcgtctatggatattaccgaccgacaatgcacaaaaccatcaatggctaGTTTAAATGCCCaaaacacatatctgaatatgtgTTCCGGTATTctcggactccgctcaagcttccattcaacaacagtcctgGGGTTAAAGTGTTTCAATACGGCCATGTACCTGAGTAGAGATGTAAAGGACTCATCCCAATtatcataaacaatttcaaacgcacgtttgtgCCCGAGAAATGCTTTGCTTTTGATAATGGTACACCCATATACTtggtggacagatgttatacactctttgatcttgtaccttatggacgcttcaatgtgtggaatcaacacaagagaaatcaagtcaacattcaagttaaaatgattcccactgaatgtgtccattttaCAATTGTGGGTGctaatgtatttacccacaatccacatatttattttcaactttctcgaatgcagcatccaattacaaccttgaaaccatctacgacaaataatCTTGTATACATtcggagatgactcatgaaccacaatctcacgacactcttttatgatGTACATTAGCACCACCCTGCTAAGACACGCTTTATCAACAAAAAATATGCCCTTTGACAACActgttgctctagattcatcccacatagatcccttgtgagggcatccacatccgatatacttggcaactgatcaaggtatgtaatctcccttgaatgaaacggcacatgggactcgtacactcttggtctaatggGAGGtagagcatgctccctcgtcaaatcaggttcatcaTTCTCGGCCTCATCATCATTACCCTCATCAGAGAAAGGTGTGTCATCTACAGACTCATCAGCAttattgtcataatcactattatcttcctgactctgcgcatctaccaaatcccgattaaatatgttgtcttcgggcaattgagtaaggacacgACCtccaagttgctcgttttcactacacaaccaataaaataaatgagtttctcaaattcatccaaactttacatataaactttatcattttacttacaaatcataatgtgttgatatcccatgatgcacacTATCAtattggtgatgactcccggatggactaccatgatccaacacaccaaaactagcCATATTTCAACTGtttgttg containing:
- the LOC138904502 gene encoding uncharacterized protein, encoding MDTFSGNHFNLNVDLISLVLIPHIEASIRYKIKECITSVHQVYGCTIIKSKAFLGHKRAFEIVYDNWDESFTSLLRYMAVLKHFNPRTVVEWKLERSPRIPEHIFRYVFWAFKLAIDGFVHCRSVISIDDTHVYGKYDIKLLIVVAVDDNGSIFPLAFSICANESQEAWTLFLNHLKEHVFRQRSSIYLIYDRHGGILSSIQNLRAWQEPYAYYRYCVRHLKANFQGTYPNKDLYDLMWMAAIDHQDCKFRRRMELIRQEDQEAYRWLM